From Streptomyces griseorubiginosus, one genomic window encodes:
- a CDS encoding restriction endonuclease, which produces MFDEDGSLDPLLKYLLYAVITLAVGKMLWKWLTEDVGQWITVDVWGLIADHPWRTGLIVAGGIPVLLLLVRILSFLFGANAYVDADDIFVAPSGDAIEADVLTFKMKQLSSMSATGFEQACTDLLARDGFRHPRRVGGAGDLGVDITARDDEDRLLIVQCKQYQSPVGSGHIQKFNGTARPHHGADLPIMIALNGFTQPAIDFAQHHQLILMGRPELKRWAHGEHLYDVLGIQSTTQ; this is translated from the coding sequence GTGTTCGACGAGGACGGGTCACTCGACCCGCTGCTGAAGTACCTGCTGTATGCGGTCATCACGCTGGCCGTCGGCAAGATGCTCTGGAAGTGGCTCACCGAGGACGTCGGCCAGTGGATCACCGTAGATGTGTGGGGACTGATAGCCGATCATCCGTGGCGGACCGGGCTCATCGTCGCCGGCGGAATTCCCGTGCTGCTCCTGCTCGTCAGAATCCTGTCGTTCCTGTTCGGCGCCAACGCCTACGTCGACGCGGACGACATATTCGTCGCTCCGTCCGGCGATGCAATCGAAGCGGACGTGCTGACCTTCAAGATGAAGCAGCTCTCGTCGATGAGTGCGACGGGCTTCGAGCAGGCGTGCACCGATCTCCTGGCCCGTGACGGATTCCGGCATCCCAGGCGGGTCGGCGGTGCCGGTGACCTCGGCGTAGACATCACTGCCCGTGATGACGAAGACCGCCTCCTAATCGTGCAGTGCAAGCAGTATCAGAGCCCAGTCGGGTCAGGCCATATACAGAAGTTCAACGGGACAGCCCGCCCGCACCACGGAGCCGACCTCCCGATCATGATTGCGCTCAACGGCTTCACACAGCCGGCGATCGACTTCGCCCAGCATCACCAGCTCATCCTCATGGGCCGCCCGGAATTGAAACGATGGGCCCACGGCGAGCACCTCTACGACGTCCTCGGCATCCAAAGCACGACACAGTGA
- a CDS encoding restriction endonuclease, with product MGRIRLRRPRGAAELVAAGVVALAVLVLVARTVVTAVGALKAAWPALLALALLTGAVAAWRVRQATTMRRQGKERLATLRITLAEFDAMDDRRFEYALRDLLVRDGWQARRVGGGGDQAADVIGDHSQRGRIVVQAKHTRVGGKVGSSVMYAVKGTAGPVHKADHAVVVTNGAFTRDAMAWGDRHGVHWIDRERLRRWAENGAALHDLLGLSARSRPSRFRRAA from the coding sequence ATGGGACGGATACGTCTGCGGCGCCCTCGCGGTGCCGCAGAACTGGTCGCAGCGGGTGTGGTCGCTCTGGCCGTGCTCGTCCTGGTGGCGCGGACGGTGGTCACGGCGGTCGGCGCACTGAAGGCGGCCTGGCCTGCCCTGCTGGCTCTCGCCCTTCTCACGGGAGCCGTCGCGGCGTGGCGGGTCAGGCAGGCGACCACGATGCGGCGTCAGGGGAAGGAGCGGCTGGCCACTCTGCGGATCACGCTCGCGGAGTTCGACGCCATGGACGACCGTCGCTTCGAGTACGCCCTGCGGGATCTGCTGGTCCGCGACGGCTGGCAGGCCCGCAGAGTGGGTGGCGGCGGCGACCAGGCCGCAGACGTCATCGGTGACCACTCGCAGCGCGGTCGGATCGTGGTGCAGGCCAAGCACACCCGCGTCGGCGGAAAGGTGGGCTCATCGGTGATGTACGCCGTGAAGGGGACGGCCGGGCCTGTCCACAAAGCCGATCACGCTGTCGTCGTCACTAACGGGGCCTTCACCCGGGATGCTATGGCGTGGGGTGACCGGCATGGCGTCCACTGGATCGACCGGGAGAGGCTACGGCGCTGGGCTGAGAACGGTGCCGCTCTGCATGACCTCCTCGGATTGTCCGCGCGCTCCCGCCCGAGCCGGTTCAGGCGTGCGGCCTGA
- a CDS encoding UvrD-helicase domain-containing protein, producing MHTPTDEQAHAVKAFQDGHHLVLQAGAGTGKTSTLSLLASSTKRRGRYLAFNKDIAHDASVRFPRSVMCKTAHATAYAALGHRFARRLNSPRQPAWKTGQALGITRSVRIGDHNITQRTLSHAVVRTVTRFCYSADRVPACHHVPRLRGLGAPGEHAQVADLVVPFAVKAWADLQNHEQGVVRFEHDHYLKMWALTAPKIEADFLFLDEAQDTNPVLGQVFAAQRDHAQLVMVGDSAQAIYGWRGACDVMSRFDAAQLTLTRSFRFGPGIADQANRWLALADAPIRLTGTDTIPAEIGDVRSPDAVLCRTNIGAMAEVMRLLADGRRVALTRGGQQLAALAIAARDLKDGRSTNHPELVLFATWGELQDYAAFDPAGRDLQPFVDLVDTHGPDAILTAVEDLTDETTADVTVSTAHKAKGREWHAVKIAEDFPEPKDTDQRDNEGRPIPGPVTATDARLAYVAVTRARSRLDLGGLAWIENRSSVSE from the coding sequence TTGCACACGCCCACCGACGAACAGGCTCACGCCGTCAAAGCCTTCCAAGATGGCCATCACCTGGTGCTACAGGCCGGCGCCGGCACTGGAAAGACCAGCACGCTGAGCCTGCTCGCCTCCAGCACCAAACGCCGAGGGCGCTACCTCGCCTTCAACAAGGACATCGCACACGACGCCTCAGTACGCTTCCCGCGATCCGTGATGTGCAAGACCGCCCATGCCACTGCTTACGCCGCGCTCGGCCATCGCTTTGCCCGCCGCCTCAACAGCCCCCGGCAGCCTGCATGGAAAACCGGCCAGGCCCTCGGCATCACCCGCTCCGTCCGCATCGGGGATCACAACATCACCCAGCGGACGCTTTCACACGCCGTCGTGCGTACCGTTACGCGCTTCTGCTACTCCGCCGACCGCGTCCCGGCCTGTCATCATGTACCACGCTTGCGCGGCCTGGGTGCGCCCGGTGAGCACGCCCAAGTGGCAGACCTGGTCGTGCCGTTCGCCGTGAAAGCCTGGGCAGACCTGCAGAACCACGAGCAGGGCGTGGTCCGCTTCGAGCACGACCACTATCTGAAGATGTGGGCTCTGACCGCACCGAAGATCGAAGCGGACTTCCTCTTCCTTGACGAGGCCCAGGACACCAATCCCGTCCTGGGACAGGTCTTCGCCGCCCAGCGTGACCACGCCCAGCTGGTCATGGTCGGTGACTCCGCCCAAGCCATCTATGGCTGGCGCGGCGCCTGCGACGTGATGAGCCGCTTCGACGCGGCGCAGCTGACCCTGACACGCTCCTTCCGCTTCGGCCCCGGGATCGCCGACCAGGCCAACCGGTGGCTCGCCCTTGCCGACGCTCCCATCCGGCTGACGGGCACGGACACCATCCCCGCCGAAATCGGCGACGTCCGCAGCCCGGACGCAGTGTTGTGCCGCACCAACATCGGCGCCATGGCGGAAGTCATGCGTTTGCTCGCCGACGGTAGGCGCGTCGCCCTCACCCGGGGAGGGCAACAGTTGGCTGCGCTGGCCATCGCAGCCCGCGATCTGAAGGACGGCCGCAGTACGAACCACCCGGAGCTGGTGCTGTTCGCCACCTGGGGCGAACTGCAGGACTACGCGGCCTTCGACCCGGCTGGCCGTGACCTCCAGCCCTTCGTCGATCTCGTCGACACCCACGGTCCTGACGCAATCCTCACTGCTGTTGAGGATCTTACAGACGAGACGACCGCCGACGTCACCGTCTCCACCGCCCACAAGGCCAAGGGGCGCGAATGGCACGCCGTGAAGATTGCAGAAGACTTCCCGGAGCCGAAGGACACGGACCAGCGTGACAACGAAGGCCGCCCGATCCCGGGACCTGTGACCGCCACCGACGCCCGCCTCGCCTACGTCGCCGTCACCCGCGCCCGTAGCCGACTCGACCTCGGCGGACTGGCATGGATCGAAAACCGCTCATCCGTTTCGGAGTGA